A portion of the Lolium rigidum isolate FL_2022 chromosome 1, APGP_CSIRO_Lrig_0.1, whole genome shotgun sequence genome contains these proteins:
- the LOC124704000 gene encoding cysteine-rich receptor-like protein kinase 10 yields the protein MVGILLLLLLLTPPSATATAQLCGSGGNYTANGTYQSNLAALATSLASNASSSPQLFAAGSTGQSPDAVHALALCRGDFANDTACRDCVTASFQDAQQACPNRKGAAVYYEYANTQQPGCVVGFSGDDGLLSPANGITDNATLFQSWNQNNISNDGTNNVVPADVHNLLTVTAQNAAADPARRYATTVLDSVPTLFSLAQCTPDLSAGDCLACLQRLNGMVNATTSMPLGGRIFVLRCNIRFEAFMFFDQPTKRISPSSIAPTAPAGKRRGIKPWAIAICVAAPLALIVFCFTLYRLITNSKFSGTVRLGERSSHKSQGGDRELVWEMGADFSVYDFHEILKATNNFSEENKLGQGGFGPVYKGCFHDRTEIAVKRLASNSGQGFIEFKNEVELIAKLQHRNLVRLLGCCSHGDEKILVYEYLPNKSLDFFIFDENKKVLIDWNKRLAIIEGIAEGLLYLHKHSRLRVIHRDLKPSNILLDNEMNPKISDFGLAKNFTSNNIEESSTRRVVGTYGYMAPEYASEGLFSTKSDVFSFGVLILEILSGKRNSGSNQCGEFINFIGYAWQLWEEGRWTELIDVSFLSKCHSEQMMRCINIALLCVQENAADRPTMLDVIAMLSSETAIQREPKHPPYFNLRVGSEEASGTTSYVTISTINAR from the exons ATGGTGGGcatcctgctgctcctcctcctcttgacgcCGCCGTCGGCAACGGCAACAGCGCAGCTCTGCGGCAGCGGCGGCAACTACACGGCCAACGGCACCTACCAGTCCAACCTTGCCGCCCTCGCCACCTCACTCGCCAGCaacgcctcctcctcccctcagCTCTTCGCCGCTGGCAGCACCGGCCAGTCCCCCGACGCGGTGCACGCGCTTGCTCTTTGCCGCGGCGACTTCGCCAACGACACAGCGTGCAGAGATTGCGTCACCGCCTCGTTCCAGGACGCGCAGCAGGCGTGCCCGAACCGCAAGGGCGCCGCCGTCTACTATGAGTACGCCAACACACAGCAGCCAGGGTGCGTTGTCGGCTTCTCCGGCGACGACGGCTTACTCAGCCCAGCCAATGGTATTACCGACAACGCAACCCTCTTCCAGTCGTGGAACCAGAACAACATCTCCAACGACGGCACTAACAACGTTGTTCCCGCCGACGTCCACAACCTACTGACGGTGACCGCCCAGAACGCGGCTGCCGATCCGGCGAGGCGGTATGCCACCACGGTCTTGGACTCCGTCCCGACGCTCTTCTCTCTGGCGCAGTGCACGCCGGACCTTTCCGCCGGCGACTGCCTCGCGTGCCTTCAGCGGCTCAATGGCATGGTCAACGCCACCACGTCCATGCCCCTGGGAGGCCGGATCTTCGTGCTGCGCTGCAACATCAGGTTCGAGGCGTTTATGTTCTTCGACCAACCAACAAAGCGAATCAGTCCGTCGTCCATCGCTCCGACGGCGCCGGCAGGCAAAA GGCGTGGAATCAAACCATGGGCAATTGCCATATGTGTAGCCGCTCCTTTAGCACTAATTGTTTTTTGCTTCACCCTTTACCGTC TCATAACAAATTCTAAATTTTCAGGTACAGTGAGACTAGGAGAAAGGAGTTCTCACAAATCTCAAGGAGGAGATCGTGAACTTGTTTGGGAGATGGGAGCAGATTTTTCAGTTTATGACTTTCATGAGATATTGAAGGCTACCAATAATTTTTCCGAAGAAAACAAACTTGGACAAGGTGGATTTGGCCCTGTATATAAG GGATGCTTTCATGACAGAACGGAGATTGCAGTTAAGAGACTTGCTTCAAATTCAGGACAAGGTTTCATAGAGTTCAAGAATGAAGTTGAGCTCATAGCAAAGCTTCAACACAGAAATCTGGTTAGACTCTTGGGGTGTTGTTCTCACGGAGACGAGAAAATATTGGTCTATGAATACTTGCCAAACAAAAGCCTCGACTTCTTCATCTTTG ATGAAAATAAAAAAGTTTTGATAGACTGGAACAAACGTCTTGCAATAATTGAAGGAATAGCAGAAGGGCTTCTTTACCTACATAAACATTCTCGTTTGCGTGTCATACACCGAGATCTTAAACCAAGCAACATACTGCTGGACAATGAAATGAATCCTAAAATTTCAGATTTTGgactagcaaaaaatttcacgtcAAATAATATTGAGGAAAGCTCTACAAGAAGAGTAGTTGGTACATA TGGCTACATGGCTCCTGAGTATGCTTCGGAGGGCCTCTTCTCTACCAAATCTGATGTATTCAGCTTTGGCGTTTTAATTCTCGAGATCCTTAGCGGGAAAAGGAATTCTGGTAGCAACCAATGTGGAGAATTCATCAATTTTATTGGATAC GCTTGGCAATTATGGGAAGAGGGAAGATGGACCGAACTCATTGATGTGTCATTTCTCTCCAAGTGTCACTCGGAGCAAATGATGAGGTGCATTAACATTGCACTCCTATGTGTACAAGAGAATGCAGCAGATCGACCAACCATGTTAGATGTGATTGCAATGCTAAGCAGTGAGACCGCGATCCAACGGGAGCCTAAGCACCCACCATATTTCAATCTAAGGGTAGGCAGTGAAGAGGCATCCGGTACTACTAGCTATGTGACCATATCTACCATAAATGCTAGATAG